The following are from one region of the Pseudohongiella spirulinae genome:
- a CDS encoding GspH/FimT family pseudopilin, with protein METGKTLSNKQTGFSLIELLVVMTIMALMISVVSLSIGGVGARKQTEDTAVSLRAMLETAATQAIVRHQPIAMHWQAPSQTGTEQWQVRWSGWRQNQWLDEIAALPVAALPPGVTPDITVDGLRWSEQNSELPVLVFYPTGETMTFTLTLIGEQRMVISNEVDGAIEIMSDNT; from the coding sequence ATGGAAACTGGCAAAACGCTGAGCAATAAGCAGACCGGCTTCAGTCTGATTGAGCTGCTGGTGGTCATGACCATCATGGCTCTGATGATCAGCGTGGTGTCTCTGTCGATCGGTGGTGTTGGTGCGCGCAAGCAGACCGAAGATACCGCAGTGAGCCTTCGCGCCATGCTGGAAACGGCTGCCACCCAGGCCATTGTGCGTCATCAGCCAATCGCCATGCATTGGCAGGCGCCTTCACAGACTGGTACTGAACAATGGCAGGTCCGCTGGTCTGGTTGGCGGCAAAACCAATGGCTGGATGAGATTGCCGCGCTGCCAGTTGCAGCGCTGCCACCGGGTGTTACGCCGGATATAACGGTTGACGGGCTGCGCTGGTCAGAGCAGAACAGCGAACTGCCCGTACTGGTGTTCTACCCGACAGGAGAAACCATGACGTTTACACTCACGCTCATTGGTGAGCAGCGGATGGTGATCAGTAACGAGGTCGATGGGGCTATCGAGATCATGAGTGACAACACATGA
- the gspK gene encoding type II secretion system minor pseudopilin GspK → MSVIRIRQRGSALIVAMLVAALVAILAVQLAQAFVVNASLAESRLLQQRFETYLRGAEELALAALQQDWQHDSMSAEGVVDHAGESWALELPPLPTDDGMLQVSIVDAQGLFNINNLRVRTAYHDDNGAPPAQRFSAPQRQFIRLLKSIESLALSDSEAMAVTEAITDWIDSDDQVSGMGGAESLFYQNAGTGLQAANQPLSDLSELLLVRHVTPELLVQLRQRAVALPGLTSLNVNTATPLVLRALNDEQQLQAADEEDVLAILDLRARQPWLQVAEFMTAGFPADPQGPLAMIGAEDADTEQDATPLYSVFSQYFLASVRVMIDDQERQMQSLIYRDDNGVYALARYNGDIR, encoded by the coding sequence GTGAGTGTGATCAGAATCAGACAACGGGGCAGTGCATTGATTGTTGCCATGTTGGTGGCGGCGCTGGTTGCGATTCTGGCAGTACAGCTGGCGCAGGCCTTCGTGGTTAATGCCAGCCTGGCAGAAAGTCGACTGCTGCAGCAGCGCTTTGAGACCTATCTGCGTGGCGCGGAAGAACTGGCTCTGGCGGCACTTCAACAGGACTGGCAGCACGATAGCATGTCGGCAGAAGGCGTGGTCGATCACGCGGGCGAAAGCTGGGCGCTGGAATTGCCGCCTCTGCCCACTGACGATGGCATGCTGCAGGTCAGTATTGTTGATGCGCAAGGACTGTTTAATATTAACAACCTGCGTGTACGGACGGCTTATCATGATGATAACGGAGCCCCGCCGGCGCAGCGTTTCAGTGCACCGCAGCGACAATTTATCCGTTTGCTGAAAAGTATCGAGTCACTGGCTTTGAGCGACAGCGAGGCCATGGCAGTCACCGAGGCGATTACTGACTGGATAGACAGCGATGACCAGGTCAGTGGCATGGGTGGCGCTGAGTCACTTTTTTATCAGAATGCCGGCACCGGGCTGCAGGCTGCCAATCAACCTCTTAGTGACCTGAGTGAGCTGTTGCTGGTGCGACATGTGACACCTGAATTACTGGTACAGTTGCGTCAGCGTGCTGTCGCCTTGCCTGGCCTTACCTCTCTTAACGTTAATACGGCGACGCCGCTCGTGTTGCGAGCATTAAATGATGAGCAGCAACTGCAGGCGGCGGACGAAGAGGATGTTTTAGCGATTCTGGACCTTCGTGCCCGACAGCCGTGGCTGCAGGTGGCAGAATTTATGACGGCAGGTTTTCCGGCTGATCCGCAAGGACCATTGGCGATGATTGGTGCCGAAGATGCCGATACGGAACAGGATGCAACGCCGCTTTATTCTGTATTCAGTCAATACTTTCTGGCGTCTGTCAGGGTGATGATCGATGATCAGGAGCGCCAGATGCAATCTTTAATATACCGGGATGATAATGGCGTCTATGCGCTGGCCCGCTACAATGGTGATATCAGGTAA
- a CDS encoding type II secretion system protein GspJ yields the protein MRLKLHRFAAGFTLIELLIAMSLTVMIGAVSYRFLDGAINAGDGATQRLQELNQMERFWTLLSADLATAVARDLPSPAVGVDRLQGMFDPESAPPALLSASGDGFFLSELTGRANAELWLVRHGWTNPLQLPRSELQRVLYRLDSDGVLYRDYWQEKNQTLISAPTGTSRITEDIESLAFRFFASASETAEAAWYPSWPATSQTGGLPRAVEVTVESEAFGRIQRILTLTGGY from the coding sequence GTGAGATTGAAACTTCACAGATTCGCGGCTGGTTTTACATTGATAGAATTGCTGATTGCGATGTCACTGACGGTTATGATCGGCGCCGTGTCTTATCGCTTTCTGGACGGGGCCATCAATGCGGGTGATGGTGCCACACAACGGTTGCAGGAACTGAATCAGATGGAGCGGTTCTGGACCTTGTTGAGTGCAGATCTGGCAACGGCGGTGGCGCGCGACCTGCCGTCGCCGGCCGTCGGGGTTGACCGCTTGCAGGGTATGTTTGATCCAGAGTCGGCACCGCCGGCCTTATTGTCGGCCAGCGGTGATGGGTTTTTTCTGTCAGAACTGACGGGCCGTGCGAACGCTGAACTGTGGCTGGTACGCCATGGCTGGACAAATCCCTTGCAACTCCCCCGTTCAGAGTTGCAGCGGGTGTTGTATCGTCTGGACAGTGACGGTGTTCTGTACCGCGATTATTGGCAGGAAAAGAATCAGACGCTGATATCAGCGCCAACCGGCACATCAAGAATTACAGAGGATATTGAATCGCTGGCGTTTCGCTTTTTTGCGTCGGCCAGCGAAACCGCCGAGGCCGCCTGGTATCCCTCATGGCCAGCCACGTCGCAGACAGGCGGGCTGCCGCGAGCCGTTGAAGTCACCGTGGAAAGTGAAGCTTTTGGCCGGATTCAACGAATTCTGACACTGACCGGAGGATATTGA
- the gspL gene encoding type II secretion system protein GspL, whose product MNTLAVQFLDQSDRYRWRACSRQGTWLSPSVEGSLDELVAVADGASLCLLLDGSDVLTRHLHFSAAEKKHLARLVPFELESVVAADISSLHVALAEPDGLTVTAAYLDKTMLRKLVEPLERAGLWVDRCYAIPHLLQADHRHWHMNIRDNNRVDLAWGQQATTVAADMLQVAIAALLTDVPGPLPEQITVSASQESTTQAVQSILNELLVDCQIDVVRLHDPWDALQPGISSAINLRQGAFAAPVRWQRLWKPLKMPAMASAAAVALFALSAAVEIQVNSSRFDRLQQQIETAYRRAVPQGMLVDAEQQLTAQIRQFRGGGNQSGLMPVLSAVAPVLLQYPQIDTHRLNFSAAQGELQLAVTAASNAEILTFTDALNESGLTAQARNISSAGDRQQASLLISGRGL is encoded by the coding sequence ATGAACACACTGGCTGTACAGTTTCTGGACCAGAGCGACCGCTACCGTTGGCGTGCTTGCAGCCGGCAGGGTACGTGGCTGAGTCCGTCAGTTGAAGGTTCACTCGATGAACTGGTCGCAGTGGCAGATGGCGCATCGCTGTGTTTGTTGCTGGATGGCAGTGATGTACTTACCCGCCACCTGCACTTTAGTGCCGCCGAGAAAAAGCACCTGGCACGCCTGGTGCCGTTCGAGCTTGAGTCTGTTGTGGCAGCCGACATCAGCAGTCTGCATGTTGCCCTGGCGGAGCCGGATGGGCTCACTGTCACGGCCGCTTACCTGGATAAAACGATGCTGCGCAAACTGGTTGAGCCGTTGGAACGCGCGGGTTTGTGGGTAGACCGTTGTTATGCTATTCCCCATTTGCTGCAGGCTGATCATCGCCACTGGCACATGAATATCCGGGACAACAACAGAGTGGATCTGGCGTGGGGGCAGCAGGCTACGACTGTGGCCGCGGATATGCTGCAAGTAGCCATTGCTGCGCTGCTGACTGACGTACCGGGCCCCTTGCCGGAACAGATTACGGTGTCTGCGTCGCAAGAGAGCACGACGCAGGCTGTGCAGTCGATCTTGAACGAATTGTTGGTCGACTGCCAGATTGATGTTGTGCGTCTGCATGACCCCTGGGACGCCTTGCAGCCTGGCATAAGCAGCGCAATCAATCTGCGGCAGGGCGCTTTTGCAGCGCCTGTCCGCTGGCAGCGGCTCTGGAAGCCGCTCAAAATGCCAGCAATGGCGAGCGCTGCTGCGGTTGCCCTGTTTGCCTTGTCGGCAGCGGTTGAAATTCAGGTGAACAGCAGCCGTTTTGATCGACTTCAGCAGCAGATTGAGACAGCGTATCGGCGCGCTGTGCCTCAGGGTATGCTGGTGGATGCGGAACAGCAGCTCACAGCGCAGATAAGGCAGTTTCGCGGCGGTGGAAACCAGTCGGGATTGATGCCGGTTCTGAGCGCCGTCGCGCCAGTGCTATTGCAATACCCGCAAATCGATACACATCGGCTTAATTTCAGTGCCGCCCAGGGCGAGCTGCAACTGGCCGTTACAGCCGCCAGCAATGCGGAAATTCTGACATTCACCGATGCCCTGAATGAATCCGGCCTGACGGCACAGGCTCGCAATATCAGCTCGGCCGGTGACCGGCAGCAGGCCAGTCTGTTGATTAGCGGGAGGGGCTTATGA
- the gspI gene encoding type II secretion system minor pseudopilin GspI encodes MRLDRISENGFTLVEVMVALFIVALALPALMFQIGSQVNTVSELRDRTVASWVAQNQLALLELSMLPDNRGQVEMSGRQWLWQMNTEPTAVPGLQRYTVEVTSVQRPADTLSRLVVYQRTALTESP; translated from the coding sequence ATGAGGCTGGATCGTATTTCGGAAAACGGGTTCACACTTGTCGAAGTCATGGTTGCGCTGTTTATCGTGGCGCTGGCTCTGCCCGCCTTGATGTTTCAGATCGGGTCGCAGGTCAATACCGTCAGCGAGTTGAGAGATCGCACCGTGGCCTCCTGGGTGGCGCAGAATCAATTGGCTCTGCTGGAGTTATCGATGTTGCCGGACAACCGGGGACAGGTTGAGATGTCCGGTCGGCAATGGCTCTGGCAAATGAACACCGAGCCAACTGCCGTTCCCGGGCTGCAGCGATACACCGTTGAAGTGACATCCGTGCAGCGTCCGGCAGATACCTTGTCACGTCTGGTTGTATACCAGCGAACAGCGTTGACGGAGTCACCGTGA